From the genome of Chromatiales bacterium, one region includes:
- the coq7 gene encoding 2-polyprenyl-3-methyl-6-methoxy-1,4-benzoquinone monooxygenase, whose protein sequence is MRKMTLIDQFLAEIDQSLRTVHGRPPVTERPNPADDLPEKADMTDAERDLAGRLMRINHAGEVSAQGLYQGQALTAKREDIREQMQRAAMEENDHLAWTEKRIGELGSHRSYLGPFWYWGSFTIGAVAGAIGDKWSLGFVTETEYQVVRHLEEHLERLPADDHKSRAILQQMKEDEAHHATVALEAGGAKLPLPVRRFLMPLMSKVMTKTAYWL, encoded by the coding sequence ATGCGAAAAATGACCCTCATCGACCAGTTCCTCGCCGAGATCGACCAGTCGCTGCGCACCGTGCATGGCCGGCCGCCGGTGACCGAGCGGCCGAATCCCGCCGACGACCTGCCGGAGAAGGCGGACATGACCGACGCCGAGCGCGACCTGGCCGGGCGGCTGATGCGCATCAACCATGCCGGCGAGGTCTCGGCCCAGGGGCTGTACCAGGGCCAGGCGCTGACGGCGAAACGCGAGGACATCCGCGAGCAGATGCAGCGTGCGGCAATGGAGGAGAACGATCACCTCGCCTGGACGGAAAAACGCATCGGCGAGCTCGGCAGCCACCGGAGCTACCTCGGCCCGTTCTGGTACTGGGGGTCCTTCACCATCGGCGCCGTGGCCGGCGCCATCGGCGACAAGTGGAGCCTGGGCTTCGTCACCGAGACCGAGTATCAGGTGGTGCGCCACCTGGAGGAACACCTCGAAAGACTGCCGGCCGATGACCACAAGAGCCGCGCCATCCTGCAGCAGATGAAAGAGGACGAGGCGCACCATGCGACGGTGGCGCTGGAGGCGGGCGGCGCCAAGCTGCCCCTGCCCGTGCGCCGCTTCCTGATGCCACTGATGTCGAAGGTGATGACGAAGACGGCCTACTGGCTGTAG
- the dinB gene encoding DNA polymerase IV, producing the protein MTAPRKIIHVDMDCFYAAIEMRDDPGLRGRAIAVGGTAERRGVITTASYEARVFGVRSAMATAHALRLCPDLVLLPVRMEVYRAESRRIRAIFAEFTDRIEPLSLDEAYLDVTGLPHHRGSATRMAEAIRRRILEETGLTASAGIAPNKFLAKVASDWNKPDGQYVIRPQDIPAFMPALPVKRIPGVGAATARRLRAMGVTTCGELQQVPVAEMLRRFGSFGQRLHELSFGIDARPVEVTRERKSVSVEETFVEDLPDVAAIEAELQPLYRQLLVRLERARQRQAAPVQTLFVKLKFDDFRSTTLQTTGTRPDPARYREMLAAAWRRGARPVRLVGLGVRFAPQTQGTAEQLGLDYGT; encoded by the coding sequence ATGACCGCCCCGCGCAAGATCATCCACGTGGACATGGACTGCTTCTACGCGGCCATCGAGATGCGCGATGATCCCGGGCTGCGCGGCCGGGCCATCGCCGTGGGCGGGACCGCCGAGCGGCGCGGCGTGATCACCACCGCGAGCTACGAGGCGCGCGTCTTCGGCGTGCGCTCGGCCATGGCCACCGCCCACGCGCTCCGGCTATGCCCCGACCTCGTGCTGCTGCCCGTGCGCATGGAGGTCTACCGCGCCGAGTCGCGCCGCATCCGGGCCATCTTCGCCGAGTTCACCGACCGTATCGAACCCCTCTCCCTGGACGAGGCCTACCTCGACGTCACCGGCCTGCCCCACCACCGGGGCAGCGCCACGCGCATGGCCGAGGCCATCCGCCGGCGCATCCTCGAGGAGACCGGCCTCACCGCCTCGGCCGGCATCGCGCCGAACAAGTTCCTGGCCAAGGTGGCGAGCGACTGGAACAAGCCCGACGGCCAGTACGTGATCCGTCCGCAGGACATCCCGGCCTTCATGCCCGCCCTGCCGGTGAAACGGATACCGGGCGTGGGCGCGGCCACGGCGCGCCGCCTCCGGGCGATGGGGGTGACCACCTGCGGCGAGCTGCAGCAGGTGCCGGTGGCCGAGATGCTGCGCCGCTTCGGCAGCTTCGGCCAGCGCCTGCACGAACTCAGCTTCGGCATCGACGCGCGTCCCGTCGAGGTCACGCGCGAGCGCAAGTCGGTGAGCGTGGAAGAGACCTTCGTCGAGGACCTGCCGGACGTCGCCGCCATCGAGGCCGAGCTGCAGCCCCTCTACCGGCAACTCCTCGTCCGGCTCGAGCGCGCCCGCCAGCGCCAGGCCGCGCCCGTGCAGACCCTGTTCGTGAAGCTGAAGTTCGACGACTTCCGCAGCACCACCCTGCAGACCACGGGCACCCGTCCCGACCCTGCCCGCTACCGCGAGATGCTTGCTGCCGCCTGGCGGCGCGGCGCCCGCCCGGTGCGCCTGGTGGGACTCGGTGTGCGCTTCGCGCCGCAGACCCAGGGGACCGCCGAACAGCTGGGACTGGACTACGGGACATGA
- a CDS encoding BolA/IbaG family iron-sulfur metabolism protein, with product MNIDDVKKMIEDGLPGSTTVELSGEGCNLSATVISEAFEGLSMLKQHQLVYGIVNPHIADGSIHALALKTYTPAQWEARGNA from the coding sequence ATGAATATCGACGACGTGAAGAAGATGATCGAGGACGGCCTGCCGGGCAGCACCACCGTGGAACTCAGCGGCGAGGGCTGCAACCTCAGCGCCACGGTCATCAGCGAGGCCTTCGAGGGGCTGTCCATGCTCAAGCAGCACCAGCTCGTCTACGGCATCGTCAACCCGCACATCGCCGACGGCAGCATCCACGCCCTCGCGCTGAAGACCTACACCCCGGCCCAGTGGGAGGCCCGGGGCAACGCCTGA
- a CDS encoding AAA family ATPase has translation MFETNDIQILMRSRIPLIVIETHEEPRAIELFKRVAVGNALPLYRWSTTQAMQRIDVELEPVWTMDKPQALLKHIHANPKPGIYLLLDFHPWMDDAAIVRLVKDIALKHGETPNTLVFISHRFPIPPEIEKYTARFELSLPSSERLVDIVREEARAWAGAHPELQVHSEDGAVEALARNLAGLSVEDARRLARQAIADDGALTHSDLTPVMEAKYQLLARDGALSFEYDTARFSDVGGMGRLKTWLEQRKRVFLADTPPPGLDPPKGIMLLGVQGCGKSLSAKAIAGVWGVPLLRLDGGALYDKYIGQTEKNLREALKTAEVMAPCVLWIDEIEKALAVGDSDGGTSRRVLGTLLTWMAERRAPVFLAVTANDIQQLPPELIRKGRLDEIFFVDLPDADTRKVIFDIHLRKRGADAAGFDLDRLAAISEGFSGAEIEQAVVAAFYAAHARDQGVSPADLAREIVSTRPLSVVMAEKIDALRAWAASRTVPVN, from the coding sequence ATGTTCGAAACCAACGACATCCAGATCCTGATGCGCTCGCGCATCCCGCTCATCGTGATCGAGACCCACGAGGAGCCGCGGGCGATCGAGCTGTTCAAGCGCGTGGCCGTCGGCAACGCGCTGCCGCTGTATCGCTGGAGCACCACCCAGGCCATGCAGCGCATCGACGTGGAACTCGAGCCCGTCTGGACCATGGACAAGCCCCAGGCCCTGCTCAAGCACATCCACGCCAACCCGAAGCCCGGCATCTACCTGCTGCTCGACTTCCATCCCTGGATGGACGATGCCGCCATCGTGCGGCTGGTGAAGGACATCGCCCTGAAGCATGGCGAGACGCCCAACACCCTGGTGTTCATCAGCCACCGGTTCCCGATCCCGCCCGAGATCGAGAAGTACACGGCGCGTTTCGAGCTGAGCCTGCCGTCGTCCGAGCGCCTGGTGGACATCGTGCGGGAGGAGGCACGCGCCTGGGCGGGTGCCCACCCCGAGCTGCAGGTGCACAGCGAGGATGGCGCCGTGGAGGCCCTGGCGCGCAACCTGGCCGGCCTGAGCGTGGAGGACGCCCGGCGTCTCGCCCGCCAGGCCATTGCCGACGACGGGGCGCTCACCCACAGCGATCTAACGCCCGTGATGGAGGCCAAGTACCAGCTCCTGGCCCGCGACGGCGCGCTGAGCTTCGAATACGACACCGCGCGCTTCTCCGACGTGGGCGGGATGGGCCGGCTCAAGACCTGGCTGGAGCAGCGCAAGCGCGTATTCCTCGCCGATACCCCGCCCCCCGGGCTGGACCCGCCCAAGGGGATCATGCTGCTGGGCGTGCAGGGTTGCGGCAAGAGCCTGTCGGCCAAGGCCATCGCCGGGGTGTGGGGCGTGCCGCTGCTGCGCCTGGACGGTGGCGCGCTGTACGACAAGTACATCGGCCAGACCGAGAAGAACCTGCGCGAGGCGCTGAAGACGGCCGAGGTGATGGCCCCCTGCGTGCTGTGGATCGACGAGATCGAGAAGGCGCTGGCGGTGGGGGACTCCGATGGCGGCACCTCGCGGCGCGTGCTGGGCACGCTGCTCACCTGGATGGCCGAGCGCAGGGCGCCGGTGTTTCTCGCCGTCACCGCCAACGACATCCAGCAGCTGCCGCCGGAGCTGATCCGCAAGGGCCGGCTGGACGAGATCTTCTTCGTCGACCTGCCGGATGCCGACACCCGCAAGGTGATCTTCGACATCCACCTGAGAAAGCGCGGTGCCGACGCGGCCGGATTCGATCTGGACCGCCTGGCCGCGATCAGCGAGGGCTTCTCCGGTGCCGAGATCGAGCAGGCGGTGGTGGCGGCCTTCTACGCCGCCCACGCCCGCGACCAGGGCGTGAGCCCCGCCGACCTCGCCCGCGAGATCGTTTCCACCCGCCCGCTGTCGGTGGTGATGGCGGAGAAGATCGATGCGCTGCGGGCGTGGGCGGCCTCGCGTACCGTGCCCGTCAACTGA
- the rnd gene encoding ribonuclease D, translating into MSDIRYIDDAAALAAFCDELRGVDWLALDTEFIREKTYHARLCLVQIGTPEVIACIDPLAIEDLTPLFALLNDPATLKVLHAAHQDLEIFHQLSGQVPTPIFDTQIAAAVLGQGEQIGYGKLVQNALGLELDKSHARTDWAQRPLDEDQLNYAADDVRYLAQIYPQMRATLVELGRLDWLDEDFAQLSAESRFVTDPDAMWKKIKGVQFLKGAQLAVLQVLAAWRERQAMEKDKPRRWILSDDVLMDLARRMPADEKGLAKIRALEPRIIERRGQTLLGLIETGRARPKGEWPELVLRDRLPPAQEPLADAAMAVLRQSALDADISPGAIASRKDVEAVILGDTDNALLHGWRGKLAGRAIRAFLDGELTLAADSGRLTMKP; encoded by the coding sequence ATGTCCGATATCCGCTACATCGACGATGCCGCCGCCCTCGCCGCCTTCTGCGACGAGCTGCGCGGCGTGGACTGGCTGGCGCTGGACACCGAGTTCATCCGCGAGAAGACCTACCATGCGCGCCTGTGCCTGGTGCAGATCGGCACGCCCGAGGTGATCGCCTGCATCGACCCGCTGGCCATCGAGGACCTGACGCCGCTGTTCGCCCTCCTCAACGATCCGGCCACGCTGAAGGTGCTGCATGCCGCGCACCAGGACCTGGAGATCTTCCACCAGCTCTCCGGCCAGGTGCCCACGCCGATCTTCGACACCCAGATCGCCGCCGCCGTGCTCGGCCAGGGCGAGCAGATCGGCTACGGCAAGCTGGTGCAGAACGCGCTGGGGCTGGAGCTCGACAAGTCGCATGCGCGCACCGACTGGGCGCAGCGCCCGCTGGACGAGGACCAGCTCAACTACGCCGCCGACGACGTGCGCTACCTAGCGCAGATCTACCCGCAGATGCGCGCCACGCTGGTCGAGCTCGGCCGGCTGGACTGGCTGGACGAGGACTTCGCCCAGCTCAGCGCCGAGTCGCGTTTCGTCACCGATCCGGACGCGATGTGGAAGAAGATCAAGGGCGTGCAGTTTCTCAAGGGCGCGCAGCTCGCCGTGCTGCAGGTGCTCGCCGCCTGGCGCGAACGTCAGGCCATGGAGAAGGACAAGCCGCGGCGCTGGATCCTCAGCGACGACGTGCTCATGGACCTCGCCCGGCGCATGCCCGCGGACGAGAAGGGCCTGGCGAAGATCCGCGCGCTGGAGCCGCGCATCATCGAGCGGCGCGGCCAGACCCTGCTCGGGCTCATCGAGACGGGCCGCGCCCGGCCGAAAGGCGAATGGCCCGAACTCGTCCTGCGCGACCGGCTGCCGCCGGCGCAGGAGCCGCTGGCCGATGCCGCCATGGCGGTGCTGCGCCAGAGCGCACTCGACGCCGACATCAGCCCCGGCGCGATCGCCTCGCGCAAGGACGTGGAGGCCGTGATCCTGGGCGATACCGACAACGCCCTGCTGCACGGCTGGCGCGGCAAGCTCGCCGGGCGGGCCATACGGGCGTTTCTCGACGGGGAACTGACACTGGCCGCGGACAGCGGCCGGCTGACGATGAAGCCCTGA
- a CDS encoding DUF1244 domain-containing protein — protein MDQQTRTELEAAAFRRLVEHLRERSDVQNIDLMNLAGFCRNCLSKWYRAAAEERGIEMDYEQAREIVYGMPYAEWKAKYQQEASAEQLAAFDQNRPQD, from the coding sequence ATGGATCAGCAAACCCGTACCGAACTCGAGGCCGCCGCCTTCCGTCGCCTGGTCGAACACCTGCGCGAACGCAGCGACGTGCAGAACATCGACCTGATGAACCTGGCCGGCTTCTGCCGCAACTGCCTCTCCAAGTGGTATCGCGCCGCCGCCGAGGAGCGCGGCATCGAGATGGATTACGAGCAGGCCCGCGAGATCGTCTACGGCATGCCCTATGCCGAGTGGAAGGCGAAGTACCAGCAGGAGGCCAGCGCCGAGCAGCTCGCCGCCTTCGACCAGAACCGGCCGCAGGACTGA
- a CDS encoding sel1 repeat family protein, with amino-acid sequence MKMLTPILLAGLVALAAPALAEDQAFADPADQFNKALHHLLGSQGEEKSPERAVELFRDLAERDFAAAQHMLGTLYEKGNGVDQDLAAAWYWYQRAANNGFASSRSRLERIDRQLSDTQRQDATRQLVAQGDEVF; translated from the coding sequence ATGAAGATGCTGACCCCCATCCTGCTCGCGGGCCTGGTGGCGCTTGCCGCCCCGGCGCTGGCGGAAGACCAGGCCTTCGCGGACCCGGCCGACCAGTTCAACAAGGCCCTGCACCACCTGCTCGGCAGCCAGGGCGAGGAGAAATCGCCCGAACGCGCCGTCGAACTCTTCCGCGACCTCGCCGAGCGCGACTTCGCGGCCGCCCAGCACATGCTGGGCACCCTGTATGAAAAGGGGAACGGCGTCGACCAGGACCTGGCCGCCGCCTGGTACTGGTACCAGCGCGCCGCCAACAACGGCTTCGCCTCCTCGCGGTCGCGGCTGGAACGCATCGACCGGCAACTATCGGATACCCAGCGTCAGGACGCCACGCGCCAGCTCGTCGCCCAGGGGGACGAGGTCTTCTGA
- a CDS encoding ChaN family lipoprotein, with product MPDLIWDVRGGRALKPDALERRLSRAPVVLIGEVHDNPRHHAIEAELILALVRMGRHDAVALEMLDRGQQAELDHLWREGAGVEAVLEAMGFDERGWGADQYRPVVAAMHEAEVIPVAANLSRAEAGGVMREGGEALFGAQERARLALGAVWPAEAESRLVGALRDSHCHALPEDLLPGMLAAQRARDAVLADRLLTRLADGVILVAGAQHVRRDYGVPVYLAAREPGLEVAVVRLVEVDGERPVADYLEGGAFDYLWFTTRAPRPDPCEQFRRQGAADTD from the coding sequence GTGCCGGACCTGATCTGGGACGTGCGTGGCGGGCGTGCGCTGAAGCCCGATGCCCTGGAGCGGCGCCTGTCGCGCGCGCCGGTGGTGCTGATCGGCGAGGTGCATGACAACCCGCGCCACCATGCCATCGAGGCCGAACTCATCCTCGCCCTGGTACGCATGGGGCGTCATGACGCCGTGGCCCTGGAGATGCTCGATCGTGGTCAGCAGGCCGAACTCGACCACCTGTGGCGCGAGGGGGCCGGGGTGGAGGCCGTGCTCGAGGCCATGGGGTTCGACGAGCGCGGCTGGGGCGCCGACCAGTACCGGCCGGTGGTGGCGGCCATGCACGAGGCCGAGGTGATTCCGGTGGCGGCCAACCTGTCGCGTGCGGAGGCCGGGGGGGTGATGCGCGAGGGCGGCGAGGCCCTGTTCGGTGCACAGGAGCGGGCGCGGCTGGCCCTGGGTGCCGTGTGGCCGGCCGAGGCCGAGTCGCGCCTGGTCGGCGCCCTGCGCGACTCGCACTGCCACGCCCTGCCGGAAGACCTGCTGCCCGGGATGCTGGCCGCGCAGCGGGCCCGCGACGCCGTGCTGGCCGACCGCCTGCTGACGCGGCTGGCCGACGGGGTGATCCTGGTGGCCGGCGCCCAGCACGTGCGCCGCGACTACGGCGTGCCGGTCTACCTGGCGGCCCGGGAGCCGGGGCTGGAAGTGGCGGTGGTGCGGCTGGTGGAGGTGGACGGCGAGCGGCCGGTGGCCGACTACCTCGAGGGCGGGGCCTTCGACTACCTCTGGTTCACCACGCGCGCGCCGCGGCCCGACCCCTGCGAGCAGTTCCGGAGGCAAGGGGCCGCGGACACGGATTGA
- the mreD gene encoding rod shape-determining protein MreD, which produces MSEFRERPWIIPITFLAALMLSVVPMPEWAAPLRPEWVAMTVIYWAMALPGRIGVGIGWGMGLALDVLKGAVLGQHALGLAVAAYLAIKLHQRVRVYPLWQQAVSIGAMIALHLLLVLWIYGITGHEAASWAYWGPLVTSMLLWPWVFLLLRDLRRRCCLR; this is translated from the coding sequence ATGAGCGAGTTCCGCGAGCGCCCCTGGATCATCCCGATCACCTTCCTCGCCGCGCTGATGCTCAGCGTGGTGCCCATGCCCGAATGGGCGGCCCCGCTGCGGCCGGAGTGGGTGGCCATGACGGTGATCTACTGGGCCATGGCCCTGCCCGGGCGCATCGGTGTCGGCATCGGCTGGGGGATGGGCCTGGCGCTGGACGTGCTGAAGGGTGCGGTGCTCGGCCAGCATGCCCTGGGCCTGGCCGTCGCCGCCTACCTCGCCATCAAACTGCACCAGCGGGTACGCGTCTATCCGCTCTGGCAGCAGGCCGTCTCCATCGGCGCCATGATCGCCCTGCACCTGCTGCTGGTGCTGTGGATCTATGGCATCACCGGCCACGAGGCTGCCAGCTGGGCCTACTGGGGCCCGCTGGTCACCAGCATGCTGCTCTGGCCCTGGGTCTTCCTGCTGCTGCGCGACCTGCGCCGCCGCTGCTGCCTGCGCTGA
- the mreC gene encoding rod shape-determining protein MreC, with protein MKQSLFDLGPSLTAKLVVFMVLSLGLMTLDHRFGHLDRIRSVLEVAVAPIQYVVNLPFAASDWASDSLATRDTLLEENRRLHREQLLVQERLQRLEGLQQENTRLRDLLEASQRLEQRVMVAELLSVDLDPYKQEVLINKGSRHDVRMGQPMIDARGVMGQVVRVNPLHATAILISDPSHALPVQVARNGLRTLAVGTGSPERLELRHIPNSADIEVGDTVSTSGLGQRFPPDYPVAEVTAVERVPGEPFARVEARPLAGLDSSREVLLVWTGEMLLDEAPAADAQQAPGTAPTEAPQ; from the coding sequence ATTAAGCAGTCACTCTTCGACCTTGGCCCCTCCCTCACCGCCAAGCTGGTGGTGTTCATGGTGCTTTCCCTGGGCCTGATGACCCTGGATCACCGCTTCGGCCATCTGGATCGCATCCGCAGCGTGCTGGAGGTGGCCGTGGCCCCCATCCAGTACGTGGTCAACCTCCCCTTCGCGGCCAGCGACTGGGCCAGCGACAGCCTCGCCACCCGCGACACCCTCCTGGAAGAGAACCGCCGCCTGCACCGGGAGCAGCTGCTGGTGCAGGAAAGGCTGCAGCGCCTGGAAGGCCTGCAGCAGGAGAACACCCGGCTACGCGACCTGCTGGAGGCCTCGCAGCGCCTCGAGCAGCGCGTGATGGTGGCCGAGCTGCTCTCGGTGGACCTCGACCCCTACAAGCAGGAAGTCCTCATCAACAAGGGCTCGCGCCACGACGTGCGCATGGGGCAGCCCATGATCGATGCCCGCGGCGTCATGGGACAGGTGGTACGCGTCAACCCGCTGCATGCCACCGCCATTCTCATCTCCGATCCCAGCCATGCCCTGCCCGTGCAGGTGGCACGCAATGGCCTGCGCACCCTGGCCGTGGGCACCGGCAGCCCCGAACGGCTGGAACTGCGCCACATCCCGAACAGCGCCGACATCGAGGTGGGCGATACCGTCAGCACCTCGGGGTTGGGCCAGCGCTTCCCGCCGGACTACCCGGTGGCCGAGGTCACCGCCGTGGAACGCGTCCCGGGCGAGCCCTTCGCCCGCGTGGAGGCCCGTCCGCTGGCCGGTCTGGACAGCAGCCGCGAGGTCCTGCTGGTGTGGACCGGCGAGATGCTGCTGGACGAGGCCCCGGCCGCTGACGCGCAGCAGGCACCGGGCACCGCCCCGACGGAGGCGCCGCAATGA
- a CDS encoding rod shape-determining protein, producing the protein MFDSLFGFLSNDISIDLGTANTLIYMRGKGIVLNEPSVVAIRQDRGPGGPKSIEAVGIEAKKMLGRTPENITAIRPMKDGVIADFTYTEKMLQHFIKKVHQSRLFRPSPRVVVCVPCGATQVERRAIRESAAGAGARRVYLIEEPMAAAIGAGIPVDEARGSMVLDIGGGTSEVAVMSLNGIVYSASVRIGGDKFDEAIINYVRRNYGILIGEATAERIKHEIGSAYPGQELLEVEVKGRNLAEGVPRSFTLTSNEVLEALQEPLYGIVSAVKTALEQTPPELGADVAERGIVLTGGGALLRDLDRLLMEETGIPVVIADDPLTCVARGGGKVLEMMDEQGTHFLAVE; encoded by the coding sequence ATGTTTGATTCCCTCTTCGGCTTCCTGTCCAACGACATCTCGATCGACCTCGGCACCGCCAATACGCTGATCTACATGCGCGGCAAGGGCATCGTGCTCAACGAGCCTTCCGTGGTCGCCATTCGCCAGGACCGCGGCCCGGGTGGCCCCAAGTCCATCGAGGCCGTGGGCATCGAGGCGAAGAAGATGCTCGGCCGCACGCCCGAGAACATCACCGCCATCCGCCCGATGAAGGACGGCGTGATCGCCGACTTCACCTATACCGAGAAGATGCTGCAGCACTTCATCAAGAAAGTGCACCAGAGCCGCCTGTTCCGTCCCAGCCCGCGCGTGGTGGTCTGCGTGCCCTGCGGCGCCACCCAGGTCGAGCGCCGCGCGATCCGCGAATCCGCCGCCGGCGCCGGCGCCCGCCGCGTGTATCTCATCGAGGAACCCATGGCCGCCGCCATCGGCGCCGGCATTCCGGTGGACGAGGCCCGCGGCTCCATGGTGCTGGACATCGGCGGCGGCACCTCCGAGGTGGCGGTGATGTCCCTCAACGGCATCGTCTACTCGGCCTCGGTGCGCATCGGCGGTGACAAGTTCGACGAGGCCATCATCAATTACGTGCGCCGCAACTACGGCATCCTCATCGGCGAGGCCACCGCCGAGCGCATCAAGCACGAGATCGGCTCCGCCTATCCGGGCCAGGAGCTGCTGGAAGTGGAAGTGAAGGGCCGCAACCTCGCCGAGGGCGTGCCGCGCAGCTTCACGCTGACCAGCAACGAGGTGCTCGAGGCCCTGCAGGAACCCCTGTACGGCATCGTCAGCGCCGTGAAGACCGCACTGGAGCAGACCCCGCCCGAACTCGGCGCCGACGTGGCCGAGCGCGGCATCGTCCTCACCGGCGGCGGCGCGCTGCTGCGCGATCTCGACCGCCTGCTGATGGAAGAGACCGGCATCCCCGTGGTGATCGCCGACGACCCCCTCACCTGCGTCGCCCGCGGCGGCGGCAAGGTGCTGGAGATGATGGACGAACAGGGCACCCACTTCCTCGCCGTGGAATAA
- the gatC gene encoding Asp-tRNA(Asn)/Glu-tRNA(Gln) amidotransferase subunit GatC produces MELGPKDIEKIAHLARLRIEEGDIPAYADNLSHILDLVEQMNGVDTDGVAPMAHPQDASQRLRPDEVTEENQREHFQANAPATEAGLYLVPKVIE; encoded by the coding sequence ATGGAACTGGGCCCGAAAGACATCGAGAAGATCGCTCACCTCGCCCGCCTGCGCATCGAGGAGGGTGACATCCCGGCCTATGCCGACAACCTCAGTCACATCCTCGACCTGGTCGAGCAGATGAATGGTGTGGACACCGACGGCGTGGCGCCCATGGCGCATCCGCAGGACGCCTCCCAGCGTCTGCGCCCCGATGAGGTGACCGAGGAGAACCAGCGCGAGCATTTCCAGGCCAACGCGCCGGCCACCGAGGCCGGCCTGTACCTCGTGCCCAAGGTCATCGAGTGA
- the gatA gene encoding Asp-tRNA(Asn)/Glu-tRNA(Gln) amidotransferase subunit GatA: MHNKTIAELAAALQQGEVSSVELTQHFIDRIETLDVELNAFITVTPEHALDAARAADARIKAGDAGPLTGVPIAHKDIFCTRGVRTSCGSRMLDNFVAPYDATVVERLQAAGAVTLGKTNMDEFAMGSSNETSFYGPVKNPWDTARVPGGPSGGSAAAVAARLAPAATGTDTGGSIRQPAALCGITGLKPTYGRVSRWGMIAFASSLDQGGPMARTAEDCAILLGAMAGFDTRDSTSIDRPVDDYVGALNNDLKGLKIGLPKEYFGEGLDADVAQAIEAAIDEYRRLGAEVVEISLPNTHLAVPAYYVVAPAECSSNLSRFDGVRFGYRCEEPKDLVDLYTRSRGEGFGAEVKRRIMIGTYALSAGYYDAYYLKAQKIRRLISDDFRKAFEQVDVIMGPSSPSTAFKVGEKADDPVTMYLSDIYTIAANLAGLPGMSVPAGEVGGLPVGLQIIGNYFDEARLLNVAHRFQQATDWHERAPTGFA, encoded by the coding sequence ATGCATAACAAGACGATTGCCGAGCTCGCCGCCGCCCTCCAGCAGGGCGAGGTCTCCAGCGTGGAGCTCACGCAGCACTTCATCGACCGTATCGAGACCCTCGACGTCGAGCTCAACGCCTTCATCACCGTGACGCCGGAACATGCCCTGGACGCCGCCCGGGCGGCCGACGCGCGCATCAAGGCCGGTGATGCCGGCCCGCTCACCGGTGTGCCGATCGCTCACAAGGACATCTTCTGCACCCGCGGCGTGCGCACGAGCTGCGGTTCGCGCATGCTCGACAACTTCGTCGCGCCCTACGACGCGACCGTGGTCGAACGGCTGCAGGCCGCCGGTGCCGTGACGCTGGGCAAGACCAACATGGACGAGTTCGCCATGGGCTCCTCCAACGAGACCAGCTTCTACGGCCCGGTGAAGAATCCCTGGGACACCGCGCGCGTGCCCGGCGGCCCCTCCGGCGGTTCGGCCGCGGCCGTGGCCGCGCGCCTGGCGCCGGCCGCCACCGGCACCGACACCGGCGGTTCCATCCGCCAGCCGGCGGCGCTGTGCGGCATCACCGGCCTCAAGCCCACCTACGGCCGCGTCTCGCGCTGGGGCATGATCGCCTTCGCCTCCTCGCTGGACCAGGGCGGCCCCATGGCCCGTACCGCCGAGGACTGCGCCATCCTGCTCGGCGCCATGGCCGGTTTCGACACGAGGGACTCCACCAGCATCGACCGCCCGGTGGACGACTACGTCGGCGCGCTGAACAACGACCTCAAGGGCCTGAAGATCGGTCTGCCGAAGGAATACTTCGGCGAGGGCCTGGACGCCGACGTGGCGCAGGCCATCGAGGCGGCCATCGACGAGTACAGGAGGCTCGGCGCGGAAGTGGTCGAGATCAGCCTGCCCAATACCCACCTGGCCGTGCCCGCCTACTACGTGGTGGCCCCGGCCGAGTGTTCCTCCAACCTCTCGCGCTTCGACGGCGTGCGTTTCGGCTACCGCTGCGAGGAGCCGAAGGACCTGGTCGATCTCTACACCCGCTCGCGCGGCGAGGGCTTCGGCGCCGAGGTGAAGCGCCGCATCATGATCGGCACCTATGCGCTGTCGGCCGGCTACTACGACGCCTACTACCTCAAGGCGCAGAAGATCCGCCGCCTCATCAGCGACGATTTCCGCAAGGCCTTCGAGCAGGTGGACGTGATCATGGGGCCGTCTTCGCCCAGCACCGCCTTCAAGGTGGGCGAGAAGGCCGACGACCCGGTCACCATGTACCTGTCCGACATCTATACCATCGCCGCGAACCTGGCGGGCCTGCCGGGCATGTCGGTACCGGCCGGCGAGGTCGGCGGTCTGCCGGTCGGTCTGCAGATCATCGGCAACTACTTCGACGAGGCACGCCTGCTCAACGTCGCCCACCGGTTCCAGCAGGCGACGGACTGGCACGAACGCGCACCCACGGGATTCGCGTGA